A window from Cryptomeria japonica chromosome 1, Sugi_1.0, whole genome shotgun sequence encodes these proteins:
- the LOC131057654 gene encoding protein-tyrosine-phosphatase MKP1: MNDLEDATLRMNVLRPLVHDSSTPRHNWRSASCCKMSTLSPPSPLPETSSTNDIDRVTCNKFGLYDDAAEQSRENEVLGCCFLDSQGRKMKLLRPPLRARSVSKCYDMEQTSGKTTLDSSRVLKLHSKCHDKESISANATTDNLEKPTMDANNGIKVKTDWNSVEDVSCNEKKHAKVRNICGENEVLDEPEDRMAQCDKECSQILPYLFLGSRTVAQKLSTLHYCRITHILNCVGSICPESFPNDFSYRTLWLEDKPNEDLTCILYDVFDYIEEIQRQSGSRLFLHCCQGVSRSVALVIAYLMWKEHKSFDDAYAFVKASRRVASPNIGFVVQLMQWQSRIQTPLSAKIFHMYRLAPSSSYTPLHLVPKSVNHPSIWALDSRGVFIIQLDNKLYIWRGEKSDLDMAAAANRSAFQFLRYEHVKGPLVSCREGFESAELCEALGISDADYMQLKRKQGEISFSSEVGEKLVAEYDTDFELFWKAKFGGLS; the protein is encoded by the coding sequence ATGAATGATTTGGAGGATGCCACTTTGAGGATGAATGTGTTAAGGCCCTTAGTACATGACAGTTCAACACCGAGACATAATTGGAGATCGGCATCCTGTTGCAAAATGTCCACTCTTTCCCCTCCATCTCCTTTACCAGAGACGAGTTCTACCAATGATATTGATAGAGTGACTTGTAACAAGTTTGGTTTGTATGATGATGCTGCAGAGCAAAGCAGAGAGAATGAGGTCTTAGGTTGCTGCTTTTTGGATTCACAAGGCAGGAAAATGAAACTTCTTCGTCCACCATTGAGAGCTCGCTCGGTCTCAAAATGTTATGATATGGAGCAGACTTCAGGAAAAACAACTTTAGATTCCTCAAGAGTGTTGAAATTGCACTCAAAGTGCCATGATAAGGAATCCATCTCAGCAAACGCAACGACAGATAATTTAGAAAAGCCAACTATGGATGCCAACAATGGGATAAAGGTGAAAACTGATTGGAATTCTGTTGAGGATGTTTCTTGTAATGAAAAAAAACATGCCAAGGTTAGGAATATTTGCGGAGAGAATGAGGTGCTGGATGAGCCTGAGGATCGTATGGCACAATGCGACAAAGAGTGTTCACAGATTCTTCCTTATCTGTTTTTAGGTAGTAGGACTGTGGCTCAGAAGCTTTCAACATTGCACTACTGCAGAATCACCCACATTCTGAATTGTGTGGGTTCTATATGCCCAGAAAGTTTTCCAAATGATTTTTCATACCGGACACTGTGGTTAGAAGACAAACCAAATGAGGATCTCACTTGCATTTTGTATGATGTTTTTGATTATATAGAGGAGATTCAAAGGCAGTCAGGTTCCAGGCTATTTCTACATTGTTGCCAAGGGGTTTCACGTTCTGTTGCACTTGTTATTGCATACTTAATGTGGAAAGAGCATAAATCATTTGATGATGCATATGCATTTGTCAAGGCATCTAGGCGTGTTGCAAGCCCCAATATTGGTTTCGTTGTCCAGCTCATGCAATGGCAGTCAAGAATACAAACCCCTCTTAGTGCAAAGATTTTTCATATGTATCGATTAGCTCCTTCCTCTTCATACACGCCTCTACATCTAGTACCCAAAAGTGTAAACCACCCAAGTATCTGGGCCCTTGATTCAAGAGGGGTCTTTATAATCCAGCTAGATAACAAGCTGTATATATGGAGAGGTGAGAAATCTGATTTAGACATGGCTGCAGCTGCAAACCGGAGTGCTTTCCAATTTCTGAGATATGAGCATGTAAAAGGGCCACTTGTATCCTGCAGGGAAGGATTTGAGTCAGCAGAGCTCTGTGAAGCTCTTGGAATCAGCGATGCAGACTATATGCAATTGAAAAGGAAACAAGGAGAAATTTCTTTTTCATCTGAAGTAGGAGAAAAGCTGGTTGCAGAGTATGATACAGATTTTGAGTTATTCTGGAAAGCCAAATTTGGTGGGCTATCATGA